The Lampris incognitus isolate fLamInc1 chromosome 17, fLamInc1.hap2, whole genome shotgun sequence genome contains a region encoding:
- the LOC130127733 gene encoding D(5)-like dopamine receptor, whose translation MPWRAVSEVAGCWIFGRFCDTWIAFDIMCSTASILNLCIISMDRYWAISSPFRYERKMTQRFAFVMIGVAWTLSILISFIPVQLNWHRAEVDNSTRGSTIEDCKASLNRTYAISSSLISFYIPVLIMVGTYTRIFRIAQTQIRRISSLERAAGPRAQNQSRQQKRASNHEESALKTSFKKETKVLKTLSVIMGVFVFCWLPFFVLNCVVPFCDLNKLGDPLCVSHTTFNTFVWFGWANSSLNPVIYAFNADFRKAFSTILGCNKYCSSSTVETVDFSNELVSYRHDTTLQKEATGPGPGAQRLQCIAVRSGEDPDQHFDKVSDMSDVSRNQRNLLLPAILQLECEAEISLDMMPFNSSGPADCYGIPGQIQDP comes from the coding sequence ATGCCCTGGCGGGCGGTGTCTGAGGTGGCCGGCTGCTGGATATTCGGCCGCTTCTGCGACACGTGGATCGCCTTCGACATCATGTGCTCCACGGCCTCGATACTGAACTTGTGCATCATCAGCATGGACCGCTACTGGGCCATCTCCAGCCCGTTCCGCTACGAGCGGAAGATGACCCAGAGGTTCGCCTTCGTGATGATCGGCGTGGCGTGGACCCTCTCCATTCTCATCTCCTTCATCCCCGTTCAGCTCAACTGGCACCGGGCGGAGGTGGACAACTCGACGCGGGGCAGCACCATCGAGGACTGCAAGGCGAGCCTGAACAGGACGTACGCCATATCCTCCTCGCTGATCAGCTTCTACATTCCCGTGCTGATCATGGTGGGCACGTACACGCGCATTTTCCGGATCGCCCAGACCCAGATCCGGAGGATTTCCTCTCTGGAGAGAGCCGCGGGGCCCCGTGCGCAAAACCAGAGCCGGCAGCAGAAGCGCGCGTCGAACCACGAGGAAAGTGCCCTGAAAACGTCTTTTAAGAAGGAAACCAAGGTTCTGAAGACCCTCTCCGTCATCATGGGGGTGTTCGTGTTTTGCTGGCTGCCCTTCTTCGTTCTCAACTGCGTGGTGCCGTTCTGCGACCTCAACAAACTCGGGGACCCGCTGTGCGTGAGCCACACCACCTTCAACACCTTCGTCTGGTTCGGCTGGGCCAACTCCTCCCTGAATCCGGTCATCTACGCGTTCAACGCCGACTTCAGGAAAGCCTTCTCGACCATTCTGGGCTGCAACAAGTACTGCTCCAGTTCCACGGTGGAGACGGTCGATTTCAGCAACGAGCTGGTGTCCTACCGCCACGACACCACCCTCCAGAAGGAGGCCACCGGCCCCGGCCCCGGGGCGCAGCGGCTCCAGTGCATAGCCGTGCGCAGCGGCGAGGACCCGGACCAGCACTTCGATAAGGTCTCCGACATGTCGGACGTTTCTCGGAACCAGCGGAACCTGCTTTTGCCCGCCATACTGCAGCTTGAGTGCGAGGCGGAGATCTCTCTAGACATGATGCCGTTCAACTCCTCTGGACCCGCCGACTGCTACGGTATACCGGGTCAAATCCAAGATCCGTGA